The following proteins are co-located in the Tautonia marina genome:
- a CDS encoding two-component system sensor histidine kinase NtrB, whose product MARSPAAPASPAPEPALADSHATDPEPAAPLPPELARRLRDQYAEIAQFAGGLAHEIRNPLSTMRLTLDLLAEDFRDAQTDRERRALQKIDRVRKESHRLENLLEDFLRVVRLSDLDLVPGDLNAVLEDVRDFCEPQSLAQGIVTRLQTDPDLPPVALHVDSFKQALLNLIRNAQLAMPEGGELILRTRRNPENSVVIDVIDTGCGIPADALPRVFDPFYSTRPRGSGLGLPMTRRIIEAHGGTIELDSEPGKGTRFLIRLPASDPGGNA is encoded by the coding sequence ATGGCACGATCCCCCGCCGCTCCTGCCTCCCCCGCGCCGGAGCCCGCCCTCGCCGACTCCCACGCCACCGATCCCGAACCGGCCGCCCCCCTGCCCCCCGAACTGGCCCGTCGGCTTCGTGATCAGTACGCCGAGATCGCCCAGTTCGCCGGCGGCCTCGCCCACGAGATCCGCAACCCGCTGTCCACCATGCGTCTGACCCTCGACCTCCTCGCCGAGGACTTTCGAGACGCCCAGACCGACCGCGAACGCCGGGCCTTGCAGAAAATCGATCGGGTGCGCAAGGAGTCGCACCGCCTGGAAAACCTGCTCGAAGACTTTCTCCGCGTCGTCCGCCTCAGCGATCTCGACCTCGTGCCCGGCGACCTCAACGCGGTCCTCGAAGACGTCCGCGACTTCTGCGAACCCCAGTCGCTCGCTCAGGGGATCGTCACCCGGTTGCAAACCGATCCCGACCTGCCGCCGGTCGCCTTGCATGTCGATTCGTTCAAGCAGGCACTCTTGAACCTGATTCGCAATGCTCAGCTCGCCATGCCCGAAGGAGGAGAATTGATTCTCCGGACCCGCCGTAATCCCGAGAACAGCGTCGTGATCGATGTCATCGACACCGGATGCGGCATTCCCGCCGATGCCCTCCCTCGCGTCTTCGACCCCTTCTATTCGACCCGCCCGCGCGGCTCGGGACTCGGGCTTCCCATGACCCGTCGCATCATCGAGGCCCACGGCGGCACCATCGAGCTTGACTCCGAGCCTGGCAAAGGCACGCGGTTCCTCATCCGACTGCCCGCCTCCGATCCAGGAGGCAATGCCTGA
- a CDS encoding ABC transporter ATP-binding protein has translation MSEGHRVSSRKRLEEVASTPTATGSNAGGLGPELPKTRNRSIFELYRALFALMKGHRGMLALTLATLTISTSLRLIPPAATKVVIDYVLLKRPLPEQVPSWLPMPPSGLGMLTAVVVVVFAVSIVGALLGLWGRWRATVLTKQIQVKVRRRVFEHASKLPLHRIYQLKSGGLSSLLREDAGAPGEMVFNMIYNPWRAVTQLIGGLLILAWIDWRFLLGAAFLIPVAYWADRLWNRVLRPIHRRSRRQRQEIDAKSAETFGGIRVVRAFGRQKTEATRFVRESHFLTRLEMLGWYRARAFDLFWDLLMPTASGILLLYGGWQVLQGALSPGDLMMFLVYLAMLLEPIAVLASNMTSLQNNLSGFDRVLDLLAEPAELQSRPGAIAVRKGDVSGRITLDRLRFHYPGHPEEVIRGIDLEVEPGETIALVGRSGAGKTTLCNLVARFYDPTGGAVRLDGIDLRDIDLQRYRRLLGIVEQDVFLFDGTVGENIAYADRRASRRAIEEAAEAANAAAFIEALPDGYDTLIGERGVRLSGGQRQRLAIARAILADPVIFILDEATSNLDSESERLIQGALADLMRNRTSFVIAHRLSTIRDADRILVLDGGEVVESGSHAELMESSGLYRDMVELQRMEEGF, from the coding sequence TTGAGCGAGGGGCATCGGGTTTCAAGTCGGAAACGGCTGGAGGAGGTCGCGTCGACGCCAACGGCGACGGGGTCGAACGCGGGAGGACTCGGGCCGGAGCTGCCAAAGACGCGGAATCGATCGATTTTCGAGCTCTACCGCGCCCTGTTTGCCCTGATGAAGGGGCATCGGGGGATGCTGGCGCTGACGCTGGCGACGTTGACGATCAGCACGAGCCTGAGGCTGATTCCTCCGGCGGCGACGAAGGTAGTGATCGATTACGTCCTGCTCAAGCGCCCTTTGCCCGAACAGGTGCCAAGCTGGCTGCCAATGCCGCCCAGCGGCCTCGGGATGCTGACGGCGGTGGTGGTGGTCGTCTTCGCCGTGTCGATCGTCGGGGCGTTGCTGGGGCTCTGGGGGCGATGGCGGGCGACAGTGTTAACCAAGCAGATCCAGGTGAAGGTGCGTCGCCGGGTGTTCGAGCATGCGTCGAAGCTCCCCTTGCACCGGATCTATCAGCTCAAGTCGGGAGGGCTGTCGAGCCTCTTGCGCGAGGATGCCGGGGCGCCGGGCGAGATGGTCTTCAACATGATTTACAACCCGTGGCGAGCGGTGACGCAGCTCATCGGGGGGCTGTTGATCCTGGCCTGGATTGACTGGCGATTTCTGCTCGGGGCGGCGTTTTTGATTCCGGTAGCGTACTGGGCCGACCGGCTCTGGAATCGGGTCTTACGGCCGATTCATCGCCGATCGCGCCGCCAGCGGCAGGAGATCGACGCCAAGAGCGCCGAGACGTTCGGCGGGATTCGCGTCGTGCGGGCCTTCGGCAGGCAGAAGACCGAGGCCACACGGTTTGTCCGGGAGAGCCATTTTCTGACGAGGCTGGAGATGCTCGGCTGGTACCGGGCGAGGGCGTTCGATCTGTTCTGGGATCTGTTGATGCCGACGGCCTCGGGGATCTTGTTGCTGTACGGCGGCTGGCAGGTCTTGCAAGGGGCGCTCTCGCCGGGGGATCTGATGATGTTCCTGGTGTATCTGGCGATGCTGCTGGAGCCGATCGCGGTCCTGGCGTCGAACATGACGTCGTTGCAAAACAACCTCTCGGGGTTCGACCGGGTGCTGGACCTGCTGGCCGAGCCTGCCGAGTTGCAAAGCCGTCCCGGTGCGATCGCCGTGCGAAAAGGTGACGTGAGCGGTCGGATCACGCTCGATCGGCTCCGGTTCCACTATCCGGGGCATCCGGAGGAAGTGATTCGGGGGATCGATCTGGAGGTCGAGCCGGGGGAGACGATTGCCCTGGTCGGCCGCAGTGGAGCGGGGAAGACAACGCTTTGCAACCTCGTTGCGCGGTTCTACGACCCGACCGGCGGCGCGGTCCGGCTGGATGGAATCGACCTGCGCGACATCGACCTGCAACGCTACCGGCGATTACTGGGGATCGTTGAGCAAGACGTGTTTTTGTTCGACGGCACGGTGGGAGAGAACATCGCCTATGCCGACCGCCGGGCCTCGCGACGGGCGATCGAGGAGGCGGCCGAGGCGGCCAACGCGGCAGCGTTTATTGAGGCCTTGCCCGACGGTTACGACACCTTGATCGGCGAGCGGGGGGTTCGCCTGAGCGGCGGACAACGGCAGCGGCTCGCGATCGCTCGGGCCATTCTGGCCGATCCGGTGATCTTCATTCTTGATGAAGCAACGAGCAATCTCGACTCGGAGAGCGAGCGGTTGATTCAAGGCGCGCTGGCCGACCTGATGCGCAATCGGACCTCGTTCGTAATCGCGCATCGGCTGAGCACGATTCGAGACGCCGACCGGATTCTCGTCCTCGATGGCGGCGAGGTGGTCGAGTCGGGCAGTCACGCCGAGCTCATGGAGTCGAGCGGTCTGTACCGGGATATGGTGGAGCTGCAACGCATGGAGGAAGGCTTTTGA
- a CDS encoding TlpA family protein disulfide reductase translates to MRNRLLAIALAPVLALGVVAVSPAKANDDVKAKAEAVKANPTAELINDYMGTAIGDILTSMENDVKAAEKALAELKAVVESLKPEADDAKQLVDRAKQVVPILEQRIELSRTTLADVQKKLQENVNDAETLNLYREKLVMELSSKAYSAPAEANEQLTKARAFLAEAAAAATEKQGYAQTMQVLDQIGGAIESNLAREQMIGKDAAPLSVEAWVNGEPLTDSDLKGKVVLLDFWAVWCGPCIATFPHLIEWNEKYGDKGLVIIGLTNYYEFGWDDASGRAVPKPGTTPEEERAMLEKFAASYDLTHRFAIQDGDAMSEFYQVSGIPQVVLIDQEGKVRMVRVGSGEQNAKDIGNLIAELLGDSAPAGE, encoded by the coding sequence ATGAGAAATCGACTGCTCGCGATCGCCCTGGCGCCGGTTCTTGCACTAGGGGTTGTGGCCGTCTCGCCCGCCAAGGCCAACGATGATGTCAAGGCGAAGGCCGAAGCGGTCAAGGCCAACCCGACGGCCGAACTGATCAACGACTACATGGGTACGGCCATCGGCGACATCCTGACGTCGATGGAAAACGACGTCAAGGCCGCCGAAAAGGCCCTGGCCGAGCTGAAGGCCGTGGTGGAATCCCTGAAGCCCGAGGCCGACGACGCCAAGCAACTGGTCGATCGCGCCAAGCAGGTCGTGCCGATCCTGGAGCAGCGAATCGAGCTGTCTCGGACCACGCTGGCCGACGTGCAGAAGAAGCTTCAGGAAAATGTGAACGACGCCGAGACCCTGAACCTGTACCGCGAAAAGCTGGTCATGGAGCTCAGCTCGAAGGCCTACAGCGCTCCGGCCGAGGCCAATGAGCAACTGACCAAGGCCCGTGCCTTCCTGGCCGAGGCGGCTGCCGCGGCCACCGAGAAGCAAGGCTATGCCCAGACCATGCAGGTGCTCGACCAGATCGGCGGCGCGATCGAGAGCAACCTGGCCCGCGAGCAGATGATCGGCAAGGACGCGGCCCCGCTGTCGGTCGAGGCGTGGGTCAACGGCGAGCCGCTCACCGATTCGGACCTGAAGGGCAAGGTCGTCTTGCTCGACTTCTGGGCCGTCTGGTGTGGTCCGTGCATCGCCACCTTCCCGCACCTGATCGAGTGGAACGAGAAGTACGGCGACAAGGGCTTGGTCATCATCGGCCTGACGAACTACTACGAGTTCGGCTGGGATGACGCCTCGGGCCGCGCCGTGCCGAAGCCCGGCACCACGCCCGAGGAAGAACGGGCGATGCTGGAGAAGTTCGCCGCCTCGTACGATCTGACGCACCGCTTCGCCATTCAGGACGGCGACGCGATGTCGGAATTCTATCAGGTGTCGGGCATTCCCCAGGTCGTTCTGATCGACCAGGAAGGGAAGGTCCGGATGGTCCGCGTCGGCAGCGGCGAGCAGAACGCCAAGGACATTGGCAACCTGATCGCGGAACTGTTGGGCGATTCGGCTCCGGCGGGCGAATGA
- the rpsO gene encoding 30S ribosomal protein S15, translating to MAITKEKKQEIIDAFRREEHDTGSPEVQIALLTARINDLTDHFRTHKKDHASRRGLLMLVSKRSSLLKYLRQTDRKSYLEVIGRLGLRK from the coding sequence ATGGCGATCACCAAAGAGAAGAAGCAGGAGATCATCGACGCGTTCAGGCGCGAGGAACATGATACGGGATCGCCCGAGGTGCAAATTGCGCTGCTGACGGCCCGCATCAACGATTTGACCGACCACTTCAGGACCCACAAGAAAGACCACGCCAGCCGCCGCGGGCTGCTGATGCTGGTCTCCAAGCGATCGAGCCTGTTGAAGTATCTGCGACAGACCGACCGCAAGAGCTACCTCGAAGTGATCGGCCGGCTCGGCCTCCGCAAGTAA
- a CDS encoding glycerophosphodiester phosphodiesterase, giving the protein MLFGLALAVQVPPSVPFVAHRGESADAPENTLAAFNLAWQRGVPAIELDVHLTADDRLIVIHDASTKRTTGVDLLVKESTLDQLRPLDAGSWKGEQWAGEPLPTLEEALATIPDGGLCLIEVKVGPEAVPALVRAVEASGKSAEQLAVISFHAETIAEAKRRLPELQMYYLSGFRRDDQTGEWTPTIEDLISTALEIRADGLDLAYRGPYDADLVRRIRDAGLSFHVWTVDDPEVARIFVDLGVDSITTNRAAWLRDQLTPRDALR; this is encoded by the coding sequence ATGCTCTTTGGTCTTGCCCTCGCGGTCCAGGTGCCCCCCTCGGTACCCTTCGTCGCCCATCGAGGCGAGTCGGCCGATGCCCCGGAAAACACCCTGGCCGCCTTCAATCTCGCCTGGCAGCGCGGCGTGCCGGCCATCGAGCTTGACGTCCATCTCACCGCCGACGACCGCCTCATCGTCATTCACGACGCCTCGACCAAGCGCACCACGGGCGTTGATCTGCTCGTCAAGGAATCGACCCTCGATCAACTTCGTCCGCTCGATGCCGGTTCCTGGAAAGGGGAGCAATGGGCCGGCGAGCCCTTGCCCACCCTCGAAGAAGCCCTCGCCACCATTCCCGACGGCGGTCTGTGCCTGATCGAGGTCAAGGTCGGACCCGAAGCCGTCCCTGCCCTTGTCCGGGCCGTCGAAGCCTCGGGAAAGTCGGCCGAGCAACTCGCCGTCATCAGCTTCCACGCTGAGACGATCGCCGAGGCCAAGCGTCGGCTTCCCGAACTCCAGATGTACTACCTTTCCGGCTTCCGCCGCGACGATCAGACGGGCGAATGGACCCCCACGATCGAAGACCTGATCTCTACGGCCCTTGAAATTCGTGCCGATGGCCTCGACCTCGCCTACCGCGGCCCGTACGACGCCGACCTCGTCCGGAGGATCCGAGACGCCGGCCTCTCCTTCCATGTCTGGACCGTCGATGATCCCGAGGTCGCCCGGATCTTCGTCGATCTCGGCGTCGATTCCATCACCACCAACCGCGCCGCCTGGCTTCGAGATCAGTTGACGCCTCGCGACGCTCTCCGCTAA
- a CDS encoding sigma-54-dependent transcriptional regulator: MDPQIRVLVVDDDEPHAQAVAESLQRVGYDCTVAVGGREALRLIEEQHFDIIVTDLVMEPVGGLEVLRKAKQELPEAEVVILTGHGTIQTAVRAMQGGAATYLTKPLDIDELRDVVDKASKSQRLARENLELQRQLQERFGFEGVVGNSPQMKAIIDKLRQIAPTTATVLITGESGTGKELVAKAIHNNSPRKSKPFVALNCAALSDSILESELFGHIKGAFTGADRERKGLIEHANGGTLFLDEVGDIPPSTQVRLLRVIENGEIIRMGTNEPIHVNVRLVTATNRDLPEMIKEGKFRTDLYHRIKVISIKLPPLRERREDIPLLLDHFVRENATHYGKPIPGIHPDLRKVLMSYSWPGNVRQLRNVVESLLVIDTDGELGLDDLTDEELLASAGVTPQSSGASQLVGQPMESIEAHYIAETLRLTGGNREEASRILGIGERTLYRKLKEYGIN, from the coding sequence ATGGACCCTCAGATCCGCGTCCTCGTCGTCGATGATGACGAGCCCCATGCCCAGGCCGTCGCCGAGAGCCTTCAGCGCGTCGGATACGATTGCACGGTGGCCGTCGGTGGTCGAGAGGCGCTGCGCCTCATCGAAGAACAGCATTTTGACATCATCGTCACCGACCTCGTCATGGAACCGGTCGGCGGCCTCGAAGTCCTACGCAAGGCCAAGCAGGAACTCCCCGAGGCCGAGGTCGTCATCCTCACCGGCCACGGCACGATTCAAACCGCCGTCCGGGCCATGCAAGGCGGCGCCGCCACCTACCTGACCAAACCGCTCGACATCGATGAACTCCGCGATGTCGTCGACAAGGCCAGCAAATCCCAGCGTCTCGCCCGCGAAAACCTCGAACTCCAGCGCCAGCTGCAGGAACGCTTCGGCTTCGAAGGGGTGGTGGGCAATAGCCCTCAGATGAAGGCGATCATCGACAAGCTCCGCCAGATCGCCCCCACCACCGCGACCGTTCTCATCACCGGCGAGAGCGGCACCGGCAAGGAACTGGTCGCCAAGGCGATCCACAACAACAGCCCCCGCAAGAGCAAGCCCTTCGTCGCCCTCAACTGTGCGGCCCTCAGCGATTCGATCCTCGAATCCGAACTCTTTGGCCACATCAAAGGGGCCTTCACCGGCGCCGACCGCGAGCGCAAAGGGCTGATCGAACACGCCAACGGCGGCACCCTTTTCCTCGACGAGGTGGGCGACATTCCCCCCTCAACCCAGGTCCGCCTGCTCCGCGTGATCGAGAACGGCGAGATCATCCGCATGGGCACCAACGAGCCGATTCACGTTAACGTCCGGCTCGTCACCGCCACCAACCGCGACCTGCCCGAGATGATCAAGGAAGGGAAGTTCCGCACCGACCTTTACCACCGGATCAAGGTTATCAGCATCAAGCTGCCTCCGCTTCGCGAACGTCGAGAAGACATCCCCCTTCTGCTCGATCACTTCGTTCGAGAGAATGCGACCCACTACGGCAAGCCGATTCCCGGGATTCATCCCGACCTGCGCAAGGTCTTGATGTCCTACTCCTGGCCCGGCAACGTCCGCCAGTTGCGCAACGTGGTCGAGAGCCTCCTGGTAATCGACACCGATGGTGAGCTGGGCCTCGACGACCTGACCGATGAAGAATTGCTCGCCTCGGCCGGCGTCACCCCTCAATCCTCGGGGGCCTCTCAACTGGTCGGCCAGCCGATGGAGTCGATCGAGGCTCACTACATCGCCGAGACCCTCCGCCTGACCGGCGGCAACCGCGAGGAAGCCTCCCGCATCCTCGGCATCGGCGAACGGACCCTCTATCGCAAGCTCAAGGAATACGGCATCAACTGA
- the pnp gene encoding polyribonucleotide nucleotidyltransferase, whose protein sequence is MSTSGSFAPVNPVKKLVVVERTIGGKTISIETGRLAKQATGAVVVRLGDTMTLVATVVAPGREGLDFFPMMVDYREKVYAAGKFPGGFIKREGRPTTKEILTSRLTDRPIRPLFPSDYRMEVQIQASPISADRINDPDILTLIGASTTLCICPDVPFLGPLGTIRLGRIDGQLVPFPTAEEMTRSDLDLIVASTREKVTMIEGFGKELPEAEMLDAILEAHKLNQELIDLQLELREKLGMPPMEHPEPQPDPLVEDLHRRYSADLREARLIKLKQDRNNAVKALQERVVTELCPEVPEGQEPTGPTPLEVKTAFYALQERVAREMILDGYRSDGRGPKDLRMISCEVSVLPCAHGSAIFQRGETQALVTTVLGTGADEQRVDGIMEEYSKKFYLDYNMPHFAVGEVRPIRGPGRREIGHGMLAERSVAPILPDPQRFPYTIRVISDILESNGSSSMASVCGATLSLMDAGVPITDPVGGISIGLVEDPKTGRYILLTDIIGDEDHFGDMDFKVAGTQHGITGIQLDVKNIGLSEQIIRDTLDQAREARVEILRSMLRAIKRPRDQISMNAPRLIQIQIDPQKIGMLIGPGGKTIRRLQEETGTKIDIEDTGIVTIASASAVGAEECRDRIEGMTAGVQLGKIYEGRVMSVKDFGAFVELLPGQDGMVHISELTDGYINSVADVCRVGDTMLVKVIAIDEQDRVKLSRRQALAERGIEDDVESKPRPAGGEGDRGPRGGGDRGPGGPRGDRGPGPRGPGGPPPRDRDRDRR, encoded by the coding sequence ATGTCCACGTCTGGTTCTTTCGCTCCCGTGAATCCCGTCAAGAAACTTGTCGTTGTCGAACGTACGATCGGCGGCAAGACAATTTCCATCGAGACCGGCCGCCTTGCCAAGCAGGCCACCGGTGCCGTGGTGGTCCGCCTCGGCGACACCATGACCCTCGTCGCCACCGTCGTCGCCCCCGGTCGTGAGGGGCTCGACTTCTTCCCGATGATGGTCGACTACCGCGAGAAAGTCTACGCCGCCGGCAAGTTCCCCGGTGGCTTCATCAAGCGCGAAGGTCGCCCCACGACCAAGGAAATTCTCACCTCGCGCCTCACCGACCGCCCCATCCGGCCGCTCTTCCCGAGCGATTACCGCATGGAGGTCCAGATCCAGGCCAGCCCCATCTCGGCCGACCGGATCAACGACCCCGATATCCTAACCCTCATCGGTGCGTCGACGACCCTCTGCATCTGCCCCGATGTCCCCTTCCTCGGGCCGCTCGGGACCATCCGGCTCGGCCGGATCGACGGTCAGCTTGTCCCCTTCCCGACCGCCGAGGAGATGACCCGCAGCGATCTCGACCTGATCGTCGCCAGCACCCGCGAAAAGGTCACCATGATCGAAGGCTTCGGCAAGGAATTGCCCGAGGCCGAGATGCTCGACGCCATCCTCGAAGCCCACAAGCTCAATCAGGAACTCATCGACCTACAGCTTGAGCTCCGCGAGAAGCTCGGCATGCCCCCGATGGAGCACCCCGAGCCGCAGCCCGATCCCCTCGTCGAGGACCTGCACCGCCGCTATTCGGCCGACCTCCGGGAGGCCCGGCTCATCAAGCTCAAGCAGGATCGCAACAACGCCGTCAAGGCATTGCAAGAGCGGGTCGTCACCGAACTGTGCCCCGAGGTCCCCGAAGGCCAGGAACCCACCGGGCCGACTCCCCTTGAGGTCAAAACCGCCTTCTACGCCCTTCAGGAACGAGTGGCCCGCGAGATGATCCTCGACGGCTACCGCTCCGACGGCCGAGGTCCGAAAGACCTCCGCATGATCTCCTGCGAGGTCAGCGTTCTCCCCTGTGCCCACGGCTCGGCCATCTTCCAGCGCGGCGAAACCCAGGCCCTCGTCACCACCGTCCTCGGCACCGGGGCCGACGAGCAGCGCGTCGACGGCATCATGGAGGAGTACTCGAAGAAGTTCTACCTCGACTACAACATGCCCCACTTCGCCGTCGGCGAGGTTCGGCCGATTCGAGGTCCCGGCCGTCGCGAGATCGGTCACGGCATGCTCGCCGAGCGCTCCGTCGCCCCCATCCTGCCCGACCCCCAGCGCTTCCCCTACACCATCCGGGTCATTTCCGACATTCTCGAATCCAACGGCTCCAGCTCGATGGCTTCGGTCTGCGGCGCGACGCTCAGCCTGATGGACGCCGGCGTGCCCATCACCGACCCTGTCGGCGGCATCTCGATCGGCCTCGTTGAAGACCCGAAGACCGGCCGCTACATCCTCCTGACCGACATCATCGGCGACGAGGACCACTTCGGCGATATGGACTTCAAGGTGGCCGGCACCCAGCACGGCATCACCGGCATCCAGCTCGACGTCAAGAACATCGGCCTCTCGGAACAGATCATCCGAGACACGCTCGACCAGGCCCGCGAGGCCCGCGTCGAGATCCTCCGCTCGATGCTCCGCGCCATCAAGCGGCCCCGCGACCAGATCTCGATGAACGCCCCCCGGCTCATCCAGATCCAGATCGATCCTCAGAAGATCGGCATGCTCATCGGCCCCGGTGGCAAGACGATCCGACGGCTCCAGGAGGAGACCGGCACGAAGATCGATATCGAAGACACCGGCATTGTCACCATCGCCAGCGCCTCGGCCGTCGGTGCCGAGGAATGCCGAGACCGCATCGAGGGGATGACCGCCGGCGTCCAGCTCGGCAAGATCTACGAGGGCCGCGTCATGTCCGTGAAGGACTTCGGTGCCTTCGTCGAACTCCTGCCCGGCCAGGACGGCATGGTGCACATCTCCGAATTGACCGACGGCTATATCAACAGTGTGGCCGACGTCTGCCGCGTCGGCGACACCATGCTCGTCAAGGTTATCGCCATCGACGAGCAAGACCGCGTCAAGCTCTCCCGTCGCCAGGCCCTCGCCGAGCGCGGGATCGAAGACGATGTCGAGTCGAAGCCCCGGCCCGCCGGTGGTGAGGGGGACCGTGGTCCCCGAGGCGGCGGTGATCGTGGACCTGGTGGCCCCCGAGGCGACCGAGGCCCCGGCCCGCGAGGCCCCGGCGGACCTCCTCCCCGCGACCGAGACCGCGACCGTCGCTGA